In Denitratisoma sp. DHT3, one DNA window encodes the following:
- the rimO gene encoding 30S ribosomal protein S12 methylthiotransferase RimO: protein MAKQKQTKPPTVGFVSLGCPKASSDAEQILTRLRAEGYEISGSYDGADLVVVNTCGFIDAAVEESLDAIGEALAENGKVVVTGCLGAKGDVVRQHHPQVLAVTGPHATQEVMAAIHAELPPLHDPFVDLVPAQGIRLTPDHYAYLKISEGCNHRCSFCIIPSLRGDLVSRPLGEVMQEAENLARAGVKELLVISQDTSAYGVDVKYRTGFWGGRPVKTRLLELCRALGELGVWVRLHYVYPYPNVDDLIPLMAEGKILPYLDVPFQHASPRILKLMKRPASAEKVLDRIQAWRRAVPDLTIRSTFITGFPGETEAEFNELLDFLDEARIDRVGAFAYSAVEGATANELPNPVPEALREERRLRLMQHQEDISTQRLERRIGQRIRVLVDDIDEEGAIARSEGDAPEIDGLVYVTDGHELEIGEFAEVTVRDCDVHDLYASIATEE from the coding sequence ATGGCAAAACAGAAACAGACGAAACCGCCCACCGTGGGTTTCGTATCCCTCGGCTGTCCCAAGGCTTCGTCGGACGCCGAGCAGATCCTGACCCGGCTGCGTGCCGAAGGTTACGAGATCTCGGGCAGCTACGATGGCGCCGATCTGGTGGTGGTGAATACCTGCGGCTTCATCGATGCGGCGGTGGAAGAGTCGCTGGACGCCATTGGCGAGGCCCTGGCCGAGAACGGCAAGGTGGTGGTGACCGGCTGTTTGGGCGCCAAGGGCGATGTGGTGCGCCAGCATCATCCGCAGGTGCTGGCGGTCACCGGCCCTCACGCCACCCAGGAGGTGATGGCGGCCATCCATGCCGAACTGCCGCCGCTGCACGACCCCTTCGTCGACCTGGTGCCGGCCCAGGGCATCCGCCTGACGCCGGACCATTACGCCTATCTGAAGATATCCGAAGGCTGCAATCATCGCTGCAGCTTCTGCATCATTCCCTCGTTGCGCGGTGATCTGGTCAGCCGCCCCCTCGGCGAAGTGATGCAGGAAGCCGAGAACCTGGCCCGCGCGGGCGTCAAGGAACTGCTGGTGATCTCGCAGGACACCAGCGCCTACGGCGTGGATGTCAAATATCGCACCGGCTTCTGGGGCGGGCGCCCGGTCAAGACGCGGCTGCTGGAGCTGTGTCGGGCGCTGGGCGAGTTGGGCGTCTGGGTACGGCTGCACTACGTCTATCCCTATCCCAATGTGGATGACCTGATTCCCCTGATGGCCGAGGGCAAGATCCTGCCCTATCTGGACGTGCCCTTCCAGCACGCCAGTCCGCGCATCCTCAAGCTGATGAAGCGCCCGGCCTCCGCCGAGAAGGTGCTGGACAGGATCCAAGCCTGGCGCCGCGCGGTGCCGGACCTGACCATTCGCAGCACCTTCATCACCGGCTTTCCCGGCGAGACCGAAGCTGAATTCAACGAGCTGCTGGATTTCCTCGACGAGGCCCGGATCGACCGCGTGGGCGCCTTCGCCTATTCGGCGGTGGAGGGCGCGACGGCCAACGAACTGCCGAACCCGGTGCCCGAGGCGTTGCGCGAGGAGCGCCGGCTGCGCCTGATGCAGCACCAGGAGGACATCAGCACCCAGCGCCTGGAGCGCCGCATCGGCCAGCGCATCCGTGTCCTGGTGGATGACATCGACGAGGAGGGCGCCATCGCCCGCTCCGAAGGCGACGCCCCGGAAATCGACGGCCTGGTGTACGTCACCGACGGTCACGAACTGGAAATCGGCGAGTTCGCCGAGGTGACGGTGCGGGATTGCGACGTGCACGACCTCTACGCGAGCATCGCCACGGAGGAATGA
- the phaR gene encoding polyhydroxyalkanoate synthesis repressor PhaR, whose translation MAGQNRLIKKYPNRRLYDTKTSSYITLADVKDLVLHHEEFQVVDAKSGEDLTRSILLQIILEEEAAGTPMFSSEILSHMIRFYGNAMQGMMGKYLENNIKAFTEMQARFNEQARSLYGNDNSAANQELWSQFLNFQGPAMQSMMGAYVDQSRKMFQQMQDNMQEQTRKMFSGFQFPNFTPPGSGDDKK comes from the coding sequence ATGGCCGGACAAAACCGTCTGATCAAGAAATATCCGAATCGCCGTCTTTACGATACCAAGACCAGCAGCTACATCACGCTGGCCGACGTCAAGGACTTGGTATTGCATCATGAAGAGTTCCAGGTGGTGGATGCCAAAAGCGGAGAGGATTTGACGCGCAGCATCCTGCTGCAGATCATCCTCGAAGAAGAGGCGGCCGGGACGCCCATGTTTTCTTCCGAAATCCTCTCCCACATGATCCGCTTCTATGGCAATGCCATGCAGGGGATGATGGGCAAGTATCTGGAGAACAACATCAAGGCATTCACCGAAATGCAGGCCAGGTTCAACGAACAGGCTCGCAGCCTCTACGGCAACGACAATTCCGCCGCGAACCAGGAGCTGTGGTCCCAGTTTCTCAATTTCCAGGGGCCGGCCATGCAGAGCATGATGGGCGCCTATGTGGACCAGAGCCGCAAGATGTTTCAGCAGATGCAGGACAATATGCAGGAACAGACCCGCAAGATGTTCTCCGGCTTCCAGTTCCCCAATTTCACGCCCCCCGGTTCGGGCGACGACAAGAAGTGA
- a CDS encoding beta-ketoacyl-ACP reductase, protein MSKKVALVTGGMGGLGTAICKALAQSGHVVVANCLPGFPPKDEWLTKHRAEGFDFHIAEGDVSDFDSCAAMVGKIESEIGPVDVLVNNAGITRDGMFRKMDKGQWDAVLATNLDSVFNVTRQVLEGMAERGWGRVINISSVNGVKGQFGQANYAAAKAGILGFSKSIAQEVAKKGVTVNAIAPGYIATEMVMAIKQEVRDSIIATIPVGRMGTPEEIGGLCAYLASDLAGYITGATMNINGGLHMY, encoded by the coding sequence ATGTCGAAGAAGGTAGCATTGGTAACGGGGGGGATGGGCGGTCTGGGCACCGCGATCTGCAAGGCGCTTGCCCAGAGCGGCCACGTCGTCGTGGCGAACTGCCTGCCCGGCTTTCCGCCCAAGGACGAGTGGCTGACGAAGCATCGGGCCGAGGGCTTCGACTTCCACATCGCCGAGGGCGACGTGTCGGATTTCGATTCCTGCGCCGCCATGGTCGGGAAGATCGAGTCCGAGATCGGTCCGGTGGATGTGCTGGTCAACAATGCCGGCATCACGCGCGACGGCATGTTCCGCAAGATGGACAAGGGACAGTGGGATGCCGTGCTCGCCACCAATCTGGATTCCGTTTTCAACGTCACCCGCCAGGTGCTCGAGGGCATGGCGGAGCGGGGTTGGGGGCGGGTGATCAACATCTCCTCGGTCAATGGCGTCAAGGGCCAGTTCGGCCAGGCCAACTATGCCGCCGCCAAGGCCGGCATCCTCGGCTTCAGCAAGTCCATCGCCCAGGAAGTGGCGAAAAAGGGCGTCACGGTGAATGCCATCGCGCCCGGCTATATCGCGACGGAAATGGTGATGGCGATCAAGCAGGAAGTGCGCGATTCCATCATCGCCACCATCCCCGTCGGCCGCATGGGGACGCCGGAGGAAATCGGCGGCCTGTGCGCCTATCTGGCGTCCGATCTCGCCGGGTACATCACGGGGGCGACAATGAACATCAACGGTGGCCTGCACATGTATTGA
- the phbB gene encoding acetoacetyl-CoA reductase: protein MQRVALVTGGMGGLGEAVCIKLAALGYKVVTSYSPTNTKAQDWLRTMNDMGYGFKAYPCDVADYESCRDCVAQIEKDLGPVDVLVNNAGITRDMTFKRMTKQDWDAVIRTNLDSVFNMTKQVMDGMIDRNWGRVINISSVNAQKGAFGQTNYAAAKAGMHGFTKALALEVAKKGVTVNTISPGYIGTKMVTAIPKDVLDGKILPQIPMSRLGKPEEVAGLVAYLASEEAAFVTGANISINGGQHMY, encoded by the coding sequence ATGCAAAGAGTTGCGTTGGTCACTGGAGGAATGGGCGGGCTGGGCGAGGCGGTCTGCATCAAGCTGGCGGCCCTGGGTTACAAGGTCGTCACCAGCTACAGTCCCACCAACACCAAGGCGCAGGACTGGCTGCGGACCATGAACGACATGGGATACGGCTTCAAGGCCTATCCCTGCGATGTCGCCGACTACGAGTCGTGCCGCGACTGCGTGGCGCAGATCGAGAAGGATCTGGGGCCGGTGGACGTGCTGGTCAATAACGCGGGCATCACGCGCGACATGACCTTCAAGCGCATGACCAAGCAGGACTGGGACGCCGTGATCCGCACCAACCTGGATTCGGTGTTCAACATGACCAAGCAGGTGATGGACGGCATGATCGACCGCAATTGGGGGCGGGTGATCAACATCTCCTCGGTCAATGCCCAGAAGGGCGCCTTCGGCCAGACCAACTACGCGGCCGCCAAGGCCGGGATGCACGGCTTCACCAAGGCCCTGGCGCTGGAAGTGGCGAAGAAGGGCGTCACGGTGAACACCATCTCGCCGGGCTACATCGGCACCAAAATGGTGACCGCGATTCCGAAGGACGTGCTGGACGGCAAGATCCTGCCCCAGATTCCGATGTCGCGCCTGGGCAAGCCCGAGGAAGTCGCCGGACTGGTGGCCTATCTGGCCTCCGAGGAGGCGGCGTTCGTCACGGGCGCCAACATTTCCATCAACGGCGGTCAGCACATGTACTGA
- the phaC gene encoding class I poly(R)-hydroxyalkanoic acid synthase: MSAPSDSAPSFLQQLLLQTSQAMIQGMAHWVVQQQTAPEADGGVLGALQRDWLAQHGQLWQNMSQAGEKGGFPSMFAPAPGDRRFSGRAWSESPVYDYLRQAYLLNAGYLSRLAEVMPLENEQDRGRVRFLVRQTVEALAPSNFAATNPEFIQKALDTKGESIRRGIANLLADLDKGRISMTDESAFEVGHNLAVTPGAVVFENELFQLLQYSPLTDKVAQRPLLLVPPCINKFYILDLQAHNSFVRYAVEQGNTVFLISWRNVKADGGHLRWDDYIERGVLEAIERVRAICRIKQINLLGFCVGGTLLSSALAVARARGDAPAKSLTLLTTLLDFAEPGEIGCFVDEKSVAMREGSIGQGGLLPGRELASVFASLRANELIWQYVVGNYLKGDTPPAFDLLFWNSDSTNLPGPFLAWYLRNMYLENNLRVPGRLEMCGVRVDLGRVDMPAFVLATREDHIVPWHGAFASSRLLGGEVTFVLGASGHIAGVINPAAANKRSHWVNPHGAEQADAWLAAAEEARGSWWPRWAEWLKAFGGRRIAARTVLGDAEHRPVEPAPGRYVKERA, translated from the coding sequence ATGTCCGCGCCGTCGGATTCCGCCCCCTCGTTCTTGCAACAATTGCTGCTGCAAACCAGCCAGGCGATGATTCAGGGCATGGCGCACTGGGTCGTCCAGCAGCAGACCGCGCCTGAAGCCGATGGCGGCGTCCTGGGCGCGCTGCAGCGCGACTGGCTGGCCCAGCATGGACAACTGTGGCAGAACATGTCGCAGGCGGGCGAAAAGGGCGGTTTTCCCTCCATGTTCGCGCCGGCGCCCGGCGACCGGCGCTTTTCCGGCCGGGCCTGGTCGGAGAGTCCCGTCTACGATTATCTGCGCCAGGCGTATCTGCTCAATGCCGGCTATCTGAGCCGTCTGGCCGAGGTCATGCCGCTGGAGAACGAGCAGGATCGGGGGCGCGTGCGCTTCCTGGTGCGGCAGACGGTGGAAGCGTTGGCGCCGTCGAATTTCGCCGCCACCAACCCGGAGTTCATCCAGAAAGCCCTGGACACCAAGGGCGAGAGCATCCGGCGCGGCATCGCCAATCTGCTGGCGGATCTGGACAAGGGCCGCATCTCGATGACCGACGAGAGCGCCTTCGAGGTGGGCCACAATCTGGCGGTGACGCCGGGGGCGGTGGTGTTCGAGAACGAACTGTTCCAGCTGCTCCAATACTCGCCCCTCACCGACAAGGTCGCACAGCGCCCGCTGCTGCTGGTGCCGCCCTGCATCAACAAGTTCTACATCCTGGATCTCCAGGCCCACAACTCCTTCGTGCGCTATGCGGTGGAGCAGGGCAACACGGTGTTCCTGATTTCATGGCGCAACGTGAAGGCGGATGGGGGCCATCTGCGCTGGGACGATTACATCGAGCGCGGCGTGCTCGAAGCCATCGAACGCGTGCGCGCGATCTGCCGCATCAAACAGATCAACCTGCTCGGTTTCTGCGTCGGCGGCACGTTGCTGAGTTCGGCGCTGGCGGTGGCACGGGCCCGGGGCGATGCGCCGGCCAAGTCGCTGACCCTGCTGACGACGCTGCTGGATTTCGCCGAGCCGGGCGAGATCGGCTGTTTCGTGGATGAAAAATCGGTCGCCATGCGCGAGGGTTCGATCGGTCAAGGCGGACTGCTGCCGGGGCGTGAGCTGGCTTCGGTGTTCGCCAGCCTGCGCGCCAATGAACTGATCTGGCAGTACGTGGTCGGCAACTATCTCAAGGGCGACACGCCGCCGGCCTTCGATCTGTTGTTCTGGAACTCGGATTCCACCAACCTGCCAGGGCCTTTCCTCGCCTGGTATCTGCGCAATATGTATCTGGAGAACAATCTGCGCGTGCCGGGGCGGCTGGAGATGTGCGGTGTCCGGGTCGATCTGGGGCGGGTGGATATGCCGGCCTTCGTGCTGGCGACGCGGGAGGACCACATCGTTCCCTGGCATGGCGCTTTCGCGTCGAGCCGCCTGCTGGGCGGTGAAGTGACGTTCGTGCTCGGCGCCTCGGGCCATATCGCCGGCGTCATCAATCCCGCGGCGGCCAACAAGCGCAGCCACTGGGTCAATCCTCATGGCGCGGAACAGGCCGATGCGTGGCTGGCGGCGGCGGAGGAAGCCCGCGGCAGTTGGTGGCCGCGCTGGGCCGAATGGCTCAAGGCTTTCGGCGGCCGGCGGATCGCGGCCCGGACGGTACTGGGCGATGCCGAGCATCGGCCGGTCGAGCCCGCGCCCGGACGGTACGTCAAGGAACGGGCATAA
- the map gene encoding type I methionyl aminopeptidase, translating into MGIIIKTPEEIEKMRIACRLAGDVLDYIAPFVKPGVTTEELDRLCHDYMVNVQGCVPAPLNYAPPGYTPYPKSICASVNHQVCHGIPNDRPLKKGDIVNLDITTIKDGWHGDSSRMFLVGETSILARRLCAITYECLWLGIDQVKPGGRLGDIGAAIQRHAEKQGYSVVREFCGHGIGRSFHEEPQVLHYGKAGSGIELLPGMIFTIEPMINAGKAAISELPDGWTIVTKDRSLSAQWEHTVLVTENGCEVLTLSPEMPPRPTLNA; encoded by the coding sequence ATGGGCATCATCATCAAAACCCCGGAAGAAATAGAAAAAATGCGCATCGCCTGCCGCCTGGCGGGTGATGTACTCGACTACATCGCGCCCTTCGTGAAGCCGGGCGTGACGACCGAGGAACTGGACCGGCTCTGCCACGACTACATGGTGAATGTCCAGGGATGCGTTCCCGCTCCCCTGAACTATGCGCCGCCGGGTTATACGCCCTACCCCAAGTCAATCTGCGCCTCGGTCAATCATCAGGTCTGCCACGGGATACCCAACGACCGGCCGTTGAAAAAGGGCGACATCGTCAACTTGGACATCACCACCATCAAGGACGGCTGGCATGGGGACTCCAGCCGCATGTTCCTGGTCGGCGAGACTTCGATCCTGGCGCGGCGCCTGTGCGCCATCACCTATGAATGCCTGTGGCTGGGAATCGACCAGGTGAAGCCCGGAGGTCGATTGGGCGACATCGGCGCGGCCATCCAGCGCCATGCGGAAAAACAGGGCTATTCGGTGGTGCGCGAATTCTGCGGCCACGGCATCGGTCGCAGCTTCCATGAGGAGCCCCAGGTGTTGCACTACGGCAAGGCCGGCAGCGGCATCGAATTGCTGCCCGGGATGATCTTCACCATCGAACCCATGATCAACGCCGGGAAGGCGGCCATTTCCGAACTGCCCGACGGCTGGACCATCGTCACCAAGGACCGCAGCCTGTCCGCCCAATGGGAGCACACGGTGCTGGTGACGGAGAACGGCTGCGAGGTCCTGACCCTTTCGCCGGAAATGCCGCCTCGCCCGACGCTCAATGCCTGA